Proteins found in one Microcella daejeonensis genomic segment:
- a CDS encoding metallophosphoesterase gives MRTEVRPIPVRLFSTRTALAAAVIVGLAAAIVPGMPAAAEGGDSGSYAYRDDHPVIISEIAPGFLDRPAASFVELRNVSDAPVDLTGWTLYRCNGEGLRAKRGNPDSELTGVVLAPGDVHLIARTGERPGGAVPDDVFGTSFDPGGVGYVLEDPAERTADAVAIYPTEPWMTTSECGPSGSLPGILDVMAGETYQRTGAGVEAEGRFIVATGTPGSAALGESLPPSRESGVVIAEAAPFGPGGSGDDLVELRNDADRTASLAGWTLWRCTARGERTADTLQLRLGPEHRLAPGGRLVIAGPASTLDEVDAVMPTSLADDAFGLQLRDDEGMLVDELAVAHHGHSACQSGEALLPARLDAVRGESHQRIEPGLARVLGPEFLIAPRTPGARNAALADALADAVPIEAGVVVSELATDPLDVAAIARPHNFVELANRSTAPVSLEGWRVWACGADGRRRAEPLGVLGSGTILAPGGVAVLAAAGTPAAEGATAVFAEPLAFLGAGVLVENAEGELVDRVGAFHVNEMDESIEPPSPCTNGVSLVTFQPDRVRGESYARVERTGVDLVDFATGAASPGVDGLVAGPVETVASRLLEDVRSTARGMLRPPASDPAVALAAAAEPSARTAVALPSRTAGAEPARLVAGTTGAEPAVRWSLDDERAVGIPPTDEAGAEPETGPEPGRAPDSPRESEPAIATAEGWAYPALRLEYAAPIEGTVRWEGIVGPRHRALLSAWSEAEERWSPIGEALADGAGDVVVTATTPSTTALLVQMLPGAAPDRTPDGALEPLDAIDGTLVHLTDTQYLAEGYPQEYDRMTDWIARLAERRPVAAAIHTGDLVQSWVDPDQSPDRARIEFARASEAQSILERAGVATTVLPGNHDTKRGMDAGLFNEHFGPERYRDQPGYVAPIAPGDNTSSYSIVEAGPAPMLILSIGYGYGERELEWAERVVGEHPDHNIVIATHEHLTPLTEEGPARRAAENRWVSRADALWERVIAPNRHVVAVLAGHYHGLGAIVTPDAGGIEGHDVVELLADYQEFRTASGERATGFLRLLQLDLAAGMLAVDTYSPRLAATAAHPYDAIQFLTETGDAGRAANGRPWNIMSAGLNERYTVADDEFAVELALQYDKRLAMTGVTIG, from the coding sequence ATGCGCACCGAGGTCCGCCCCATCCCCGTCCGCCTCTTCTCGACCCGCACCGCCCTCGCCGCGGCCGTCATCGTGGGCCTCGCGGCCGCGATCGTCCCCGGGATGCCCGCCGCGGCCGAGGGCGGCGACTCCGGCTCCTACGCCTACCGCGACGATCACCCGGTGATCATCAGCGAGATCGCCCCCGGGTTCCTCGACCGCCCCGCGGCGAGCTTCGTGGAGCTGCGGAACGTCTCCGACGCCCCCGTCGACCTCACCGGCTGGACGCTCTACCGCTGCAACGGCGAGGGGCTGCGGGCGAAGCGCGGCAATCCCGACTCCGAGCTGACCGGCGTCGTGCTGGCGCCGGGCGACGTGCACCTGATCGCACGCACGGGGGAGCGACCGGGCGGCGCGGTGCCCGACGACGTCTTCGGCACCTCCTTCGACCCGGGAGGCGTCGGCTACGTGCTGGAGGACCCGGCGGAGCGCACCGCCGACGCGGTGGCGATCTACCCGACCGAGCCGTGGATGACGACGAGCGAGTGCGGTCCCTCGGGCTCGTTGCCGGGCATCCTCGACGTGATGGCGGGGGAGACCTACCAGCGCACCGGCGCGGGGGTCGAGGCCGAGGGCCGTTTCATCGTCGCGACGGGGACCCCCGGCTCGGCCGCGCTGGGAGAGTCGCTGCCGCCGTCGCGCGAGAGCGGCGTCGTGATCGCCGAGGCGGCGCCCTTCGGCCCCGGCGGCTCGGGCGACGATCTCGTCGAGCTGCGCAACGACGCCGACCGCACCGCCTCGCTCGCGGGCTGGACCCTCTGGCGCTGCACCGCGCGCGGGGAGCGCACGGCCGACACCCTGCAGCTCCGTCTCGGCCCCGAGCACCGTCTCGCCCCGGGCGGGCGCCTCGTCATCGCCGGGCCCGCCTCGACGCTCGACGAGGTCGACGCGGTCATGCCGACCTCCCTCGCCGACGACGCGTTCGGCCTGCAGCTGCGCGATGACGAGGGGATGCTCGTCGACGAGCTCGCCGTCGCCCACCACGGCCACAGCGCCTGCCAGTCGGGCGAGGCCCTGCTGCCCGCCCGACTCGACGCGGTGCGGGGCGAGAGCCACCAGCGGATCGAGCCGGGCCTCGCGCGGGTGCTCGGCCCCGAGTTCCTCATCGCCCCGCGCACGCCGGGCGCGCGCAATGCGGCCCTCGCCGACGCGCTCGCCGACGCCGTGCCGATCGAGGCGGGCGTGGTGGTGAGCGAGCTCGCGACCGATCCGCTCGATGTCGCCGCGATCGCCCGGCCGCACAACTTCGTCGAGCTCGCGAACCGCTCGACCGCGCCGGTGTCGCTCGAGGGCTGGCGCGTCTGGGCCTGCGGTGCCGACGGCCGCCGTCGGGCCGAGCCGCTCGGCGTGCTCGGCAGCGGCACGATCCTGGCGCCCGGCGGCGTCGCCGTGCTGGCCGCGGCCGGCACCCCGGCGGCGGAGGGCGCGACCGCCGTGTTCGCGGAACCGCTCGCGTTCCTCGGGGCGGGCGTGCTCGTCGAGAACGCCGAGGGCGAGCTCGTCGACCGGGTCGGCGCCTTCCACGTGAACGAGATGGACGAGAGCATCGAGCCGCCCTCGCCGTGCACGAACGGGGTCTCGCTCGTCACCTTCCAGCCCGACCGCGTGCGGGGCGAGTCGTACGCCCGCGTGGAGCGCACGGGCGTCGACCTCGTCGACTTCGCGACGGGCGCCGCGAGCCCGGGGGTCGACGGGCTCGTCGCCGGCCCGGTCGAGACCGTCGCGAGCCGCCTGCTCGAGGACGTGCGCTCGACCGCCCGCGGGATGCTCCGCCCTCCGGCATCGGATCCCGCCGTCGCCCTCGCCGCCGCCGCGGAGCCGAGCGCGCGAACCGCCGTCGCGCTCCCCTCCCGTACCGCCGGCGCCGAGCCCGCGCGCCTCGTCGCCGGCACGACCGGCGCCGAGCCCGCCGTCCGCTGGTCGCTCGACGACGAGCGCGCCGTGGGCATCCCCCCGACCGACGAGGCAGGAGCCGAGCCGGAAACCGGTCCGGAGCCGGGGCGGGCCCCCGATTCCCCGCGCGAATCCGAACCGGCCATCGCGACGGCCGAGGGCTGGGCCTACCCGGCCCTGCGGCTCGAGTACGCCGCCCCGATCGAGGGTACGGTGCGCTGGGAGGGCATCGTCGGGCCCCGGCACCGCGCGCTGCTCTCGGCCTGGAGCGAGGCCGAGGAGCGCTGGAGCCCCATCGGCGAGGCGCTCGCCGATGGGGCGGGCGACGTCGTCGTCACGGCGACCACCCCCTCGACGACGGCGCTGCTCGTGCAGATGCTGCCCGGCGCGGCGCCGGATCGCACGCCCGACGGTGCGCTCGAGCCCCTCGACGCGATCGACGGAACCCTCGTGCACCTCACCGACACGCAGTACCTCGCCGAGGGCTACCCGCAGGAGTACGACCGCATGACCGACTGGATCGCCCGGCTCGCCGAGCGCCGCCCGGTCGCCGCGGCCATCCACACCGGCGATCTCGTGCAGAGCTGGGTCGACCCGGATCAGTCGCCCGACCGGGCGCGCATCGAGTTCGCCCGCGCCTCGGAGGCGCAGAGCATCCTCGAGCGCGCCGGGGTCGCGACGACGGTGCTGCCCGGCAACCACGACACCAAGCGCGGCATGGACGCGGGCCTGTTCAACGAGCACTTCGGCCCCGAGCGATACCGCGACCAGCCGGGGTACGTCGCCCCCATCGCTCCGGGGGACAACACCTCCAGCTACTCCATCGTCGAGGCGGGCCCCGCGCCGATGCTCATCCTCTCGATCGGCTACGGCTACGGCGAGCGCGAGCTGGAGTGGGCCGAGCGGGTCGTGGGCGAGCATCCCGATCACAACATCGTCATCGCCACCCACGAGCACCTCACGCCGCTCACCGAGGAGGGCCCCGCCCGCCGCGCGGCCGAGAACCGCTGGGTGAGCCGCGCCGACGCGCTCTGGGAGCGGGTCATCGCGCCGAACCGCCACGTCGTCGCCGTGCTGGCCGGCCACTACCACGGGCTCGGCGCGATCGTCACGCCCGATGCGGGCGGCATCGAGGGGCACGACGTCGTCGAGCTGCTCGCCGACTACCAGGAGTTCCGCACGGCGTCGGGGGAGCGGGCGACGGGGTTCCTGCGCCTGCTGCAGCTCGATCTGGCGGCCGGGATGCTCGCGGTCGACACCTACTCGCCGCGCCTCGCGGCGACGGCCGCGCACCCCTACGACGCCATCCAGTTCCTCACCGAGACCGGCGACGCGGGCCGCGCGGCCAACGGCCGGCCCTGGAACATCATGAGCGCGGGCCTCAACGAGCGCTACACCGTGGCCGACGACGAGTTCGCGGTCGAGCTGGCGCTGCAGTACGACAAGCGGCTCGCGATGACCGGGGTCACCATCGGCTGA
- the ilvC gene encoding ketol-acid reductoisomerase: MTEIYYDNDADIALIQSKKVAVVGYGSQGHAHAQNLRDSGVDVTIALKEGSKSAPKAQEDGFTVMTVANAAEWADVIMVLAPDQHQRAIFTESIKDKLTAGKTLAFAHGFNIRFGYIDAPEGVDVILVAPKAPGHTVRREFVAGRGIPDIVAVERDTTGHAWDLALSYAKAIGGTRAGVIKTTFTEETETDLFGEQAVLCGGTSQLVQYGFEVLTEAGYQPEIAYFEVLHELKLIVDLMWEGGIAKQRWSVSDTAEYGDYVSGPRVIDPSVKENMKAVLADIQSGAFAKRFIEDQDAGAPEFHALRDKGEKHPIEETGRKLRSLFAWKQTDADYVDGSAAR; the protein is encoded by the coding sequence GTGACTGAGATCTACTACGACAACGACGCCGACATCGCGCTCATCCAGAGCAAGAAGGTCGCCGTCGTCGGCTACGGCTCGCAGGGCCACGCGCACGCGCAGAACCTGCGCGACTCGGGCGTCGACGTGACGATCGCCCTCAAGGAGGGCTCGAAGTCGGCCCCGAAGGCGCAGGAGGACGGCTTCACCGTCATGACCGTCGCGAACGCCGCCGAGTGGGCCGACGTCATCATGGTGCTCGCACCCGACCAGCACCAGCGCGCGATCTTCACCGAGAGCATCAAGGACAAGCTCACCGCGGGCAAGACCCTCGCCTTCGCCCACGGCTTCAACATCCGCTTCGGCTACATCGACGCGCCCGAGGGCGTCGACGTCATCCTCGTCGCCCCGAAGGCCCCCGGCCACACCGTGCGCCGCGAGTTCGTCGCCGGCCGCGGCATCCCCGACATCGTCGCCGTCGAGCGCGACACCACCGGCCACGCCTGGGACCTCGCGCTCTCGTACGCCAAGGCCATCGGCGGCACCCGCGCGGGCGTCATCAAGACCACCTTCACCGAGGAGACCGAGACCGACCTGTTCGGCGAGCAGGCCGTGCTCTGCGGCGGCACCTCGCAGCTCGTGCAGTACGGCTTCGAGGTGCTCACCGAGGCCGGCTACCAGCCCGAGATCGCGTACTTCGAGGTGCTGCACGAGCTCAAGCTCATCGTCGACCTCATGTGGGAGGGCGGCATCGCCAAGCAGCGCTGGAGCGTCAGCGACACCGCCGAGTACGGCGACTACGTCTCGGGCCCGCGCGTCATCGACCCCTCGGTCAAGGAGAACATGAAGGCCGTGCTCGCCGACATCCAGTCGGGCGCCTTCGCGAAGCGCTTCATCGAGGACCAGGACGCCGGCGCCCCCGAGTTCCACGCCCTGCGCGACAAGGGCGAGAAGCACCCCATCGAGGAGACCGGGCGCAAGCTGCGCTCGCTCTTCGCCTGGAAGCAGACCGACGCCGACTACGTCGACGGCAGCGCTGCGCGCTGA
- the ilvN gene encoding acetolactate synthase small subunit yields the protein MTYHVLSLLVEDKPGLLTRVAGLFARRGFNITSLAVGTTEVPGLSRITVVVEVEGLPLEQVTKQLNKLINVLKIVELDPTQSVQREHMLIKVRVDNTTRSQILEATTLFRARVVDVATDALVIEVTGDTAKVEAMLRVLEPYGIKEIAQSGLLAIGRGSKSISERVLKS from the coding sequence ATGACCTACCACGTGCTCTCGCTCCTCGTCGAGGACAAGCCCGGCCTGCTGACCCGCGTCGCGGGGCTGTTCGCCCGCCGCGGCTTCAACATCACCTCCCTCGCCGTGGGCACCACCGAGGTGCCCGGCCTCTCGCGCATCACCGTCGTCGTCGAGGTCGAGGGCCTGCCCCTCGAGCAGGTGACCAAGCAGCTCAACAAGCTCATCAACGTGCTCAAGATCGTCGAGCTCGATCCGACCCAGTCGGTGCAGCGCGAGCACATGCTCATCAAGGTGCGCGTCGACAACACCACCCGCTCGCAGATCCTCGAGGCGACGACCCTGTTCCGCGCGCGCGTCGTCGACGTCGCGACCGACGCCCTCGTCATCGAGGTCACCGGCGACACCGCCAAGGTCGAGGCGATGCTGCGCGTGCTCGAGCCCTACGGCATCAAGGAGATCGCGCAGTCGGGCCTGCTCGCGATCGGCCGCGGCTCGAAGAGCATCAGCGAGCGCGTGCTCAAGAGCTGA
- a CDS encoding acetolactate synthase large subunit: protein MPTESTPVPSPAQPARSEPPMLTGSGAILASLEKLGVTDVFGLPGGAIMPFYDELMASTAIRHILVRHEQGAGHAAEGYAASSGRLGVCIATSGPGATNLVTAIADAYMDSVPMLAITGQVFSTSMGTDAFQEVDITGITMPITKHSFLVTKPEDVPAVLAAAVHIATTGRPGPVLVDVTKDAQQKSAPFHWPPKVELPGYRPVTKAHGKQIQAAAQLIVEAKKPVLYVGGGVIRAGAHRELLAFAEATGAPVVTTLMARGAFPDSHPQHLGMPGMHGTVPAVLGLQESDLLIALGARFDDRVTGKVSEFAPHAKVIHVDIDPAEIGKIRAADVPIVGDAREVLTDLLPVYRQAAATQAPDYADWWKRLGTLRDQYPLGYTMPDDGLLSPQWIIEKIGELSGPEAVYASGVGQHQMWAAQFIKYERPGAWLNSGGAGTMGYAVPAAMGAKVAEPDRLVWAIDGDGCFQMTNQELATCTINKIPIKVAVINNSSLGMVRQWQTLFYDGRHSFTDLNTGHDTVMVPDFVKMADAYGALGIRVRTPEEVEPAIRLAMETNDRPVVIDFIVSRDAMVWPMVPQGVGNSSVQYAREHAPEWERE from the coding sequence ATGCCCACGGAATCGACCCCCGTGCCGAGTCCCGCGCAGCCCGCACGCTCAGAACCGCCGATGCTCACCGGGTCGGGCGCCATCCTCGCCTCGCTCGAGAAGCTCGGCGTCACCGACGTGTTCGGGCTCCCGGGCGGCGCGATCATGCCGTTCTACGACGAGCTCATGGCCTCCACGGCCATCCGCCACATCCTCGTGCGCCACGAGCAGGGCGCCGGCCACGCGGCCGAGGGCTACGCCGCCTCGAGCGGCCGCCTCGGCGTCTGCATCGCCACCTCGGGCCCGGGCGCCACGAACCTGGTCACGGCGATCGCCGACGCCTACATGGACTCGGTGCCGATGCTCGCGATCACCGGCCAGGTGTTCTCGACCTCGATGGGCACCGACGCCTTCCAGGAGGTCGACATCACGGGCATCACGATGCCCATCACGAAGCACTCGTTCCTCGTCACCAAGCCGGAGGACGTGCCCGCGGTGCTCGCCGCCGCCGTGCACATCGCCACGACCGGGCGCCCCGGCCCCGTGCTCGTCGACGTCACGAAGGACGCCCAGCAGAAGTCGGCGCCGTTCCACTGGCCGCCGAAGGTCGAGCTGCCCGGCTACCGCCCCGTCACCAAGGCGCACGGCAAGCAGATCCAGGCCGCGGCCCAGCTCATCGTCGAGGCGAAGAAGCCCGTGCTCTACGTCGGCGGCGGAGTCATCCGCGCCGGCGCGCACCGCGAGCTGCTCGCCTTCGCCGAGGCCACCGGAGCGCCCGTCGTCACGACGCTCATGGCCCGCGGCGCCTTCCCCGACTCGCACCCCCAGCACCTCGGAATGCCGGGCATGCACGGCACCGTTCCGGCCGTGCTCGGCCTGCAGGAGAGCGACCTGCTCATCGCCCTCGGCGCCCGGTTCGACGACCGGGTGACGGGCAAGGTGAGCGAGTTCGCGCCGCATGCGAAGGTCATCCACGTCGACATCGACCCCGCCGAGATCGGCAAGATCCGCGCCGCCGACGTGCCGATCGTGGGGGATGCCCGCGAGGTGCTCACCGACCTGCTGCCGGTCTACCGGCAGGCCGCCGCGACGCAGGCGCCCGACTACGCCGACTGGTGGAAGCGGCTCGGCACCCTGCGCGACCAGTACCCGCTCGGCTACACGATGCCCGACGACGGGCTGCTCTCGCCGCAGTGGATCATCGAGAAGATCGGCGAGCTCTCGGGCCCCGAGGCCGTCTACGCCTCGGGCGTCGGCCAGCACCAGATGTGGGCCGCGCAGTTCATCAAGTACGAGCGCCCCGGCGCCTGGCTCAACTCGGGCGGCGCCGGCACCATGGGCTACGCGGTGCCCGCGGCCATGGGGGCCAAGGTCGCCGAGCCCGATCGCCTCGTCTGGGCGATCGACGGCGACGGCTGCTTCCAGATGACCAACCAGGAGCTCGCGACCTGCACGATCAACAAGATCCCGATCAAGGTCGCCGTCATCAACAACTCCTCGCTGGGCATGGTGCGCCAGTGGCAGACGCTGTTCTACGACGGCCGCCACTCCTTCACCGACCTCAACACGGGGCACGACACCGTGATGGTGCCCGACTTCGTGAAGATGGCCGACGCCTACGGCGCCCTCGGAATCCGGGTGCGCACGCCCGAGGAGGTCGAGCCGGCCATCCGCCTCGCGATGGAGACCAACGACCGCCCCGTCGTCATCGACTTCATCGTCAGCCGCGACGCCATGGTGTGGCCGATGGTGCCGCAGGGCGTCGGCAACTCGTCCGTGCAGTACGCCCGCGAGCACGCCCCCGAGTGGGAGAGGGAGTAA
- the ilvD gene encoding dihydroxy-acid dehydratase, translated as MTAIDPKPRSRVVTDGIEATTSRGMLRAVGMGDDDWDKPQVGIASSWNEITPCNLSLARLAQAAKEGVHAGGGYPLQFGTVSVSDGISMGHEGMHFSLVSREVIADSVEVVMQAERLDGSVLLAGCDKSIPGMLMAMARLDLSSVFLYAGSIAPGWVKLSDGTEKEITIIDSFEAVGAVKAGKMSAEDAHRIECAFAPGEGACGGMYTANTMASVAEALGLSLPGSASPASYDRRRDMYAHRSGEAVVNLLNHGITARQILTKEAFENAVTVAMALGGSTNVVLHILAIANEAEVEFTLDDFNRIGNRVPHIGDLKPFGRYVMNDVDRQGGLPVLLKALLDAGVLHGDVMTVTGKTMAENLAELNPDPLDGEVLRTLDNPIHATGGITILQGSLAPEGAVVKTAGFDAAVFEGPARVFERERAAMDALTAGEISAGDVVVIRYEGPKGGPGMREMLAITAAIKGAGLGRDVLLLTDGRFSGGTTGLCIGHIAPEAVDAGPIAFVRDGDLIRVDIAARSLDLLVDADELEARRTGWAPLPPRYTRGVLAKYAKLVHSAAKGAITG; from the coding sequence ATGACCGCGATCGATCCCAAGCCCCGTTCTCGCGTCGTCACCGACGGCATCGAAGCCACCACCTCGCGCGGCATGCTGCGCGCGGTCGGCATGGGCGACGACGACTGGGACAAGCCGCAGGTCGGCATCGCCAGCTCGTGGAACGAGATCACCCCGTGCAACCTCTCGCTCGCCCGCCTCGCGCAGGCCGCGAAGGAGGGCGTGCACGCCGGCGGCGGCTACCCGCTGCAGTTCGGCACCGTGAGCGTCAGCGACGGCATCTCGATGGGCCACGAGGGCATGCACTTCTCGCTCGTGAGCCGCGAGGTCATCGCCGACAGCGTCGAGGTCGTCATGCAGGCCGAGCGCCTCGACGGCTCGGTGCTGCTCGCCGGCTGCGACAAGTCCATCCCCGGCATGCTCATGGCGATGGCGCGCCTCGACCTCTCGAGCGTCTTCCTCTACGCCGGCTCGATCGCCCCCGGCTGGGTCAAGCTCAGCGACGGCACCGAGAAGGAGATCACGATCATCGACTCCTTCGAGGCGGTGGGCGCGGTCAAGGCCGGCAAGATGAGCGCCGAGGACGCGCACCGCATCGAGTGCGCCTTCGCTCCGGGTGAGGGTGCCTGCGGGGGCATGTACACCGCCAACACCATGGCGTCGGTGGCCGAGGCGCTCGGCCTGAGCCTCCCGGGGTCGGCGAGCCCGGCATCCTACGATCGCCGTCGCGACATGTACGCGCACCGCTCGGGCGAGGCCGTCGTGAACCTGCTGAATCACGGCATCACCGCGCGCCAGATCCTCACCAAGGAGGCCTTCGAGAACGCCGTCACGGTGGCGATGGCGCTCGGCGGCTCGACCAACGTCGTGCTGCACATCCTCGCGATCGCCAACGAGGCCGAGGTCGAGTTCACGCTCGACGACTTCAACCGCATCGGCAACCGCGTGCCCCACATCGGCGACCTCAAGCCCTTCGGCCGCTACGTCATGAACGACGTCGACCGTCAGGGCGGGCTGCCCGTGCTGCTGAAGGCGCTGCTGGATGCCGGAGTCCTGCACGGCGACGTCATGACCGTCACGGGCAAGACCATGGCCGAGAACCTCGCCGAGCTGAACCCCGACCCGCTCGACGGCGAGGTGCTGCGCACGCTCGACAACCCCATCCACGCCACGGGCGGCATCACGATCCTGCAGGGCTCGCTCGCGCCGGAGGGCGCCGTCGTCAAGACCGCCGGATTCGACGCCGCGGTCTTCGAGGGCCCGGCCCGCGTGTTCGAGCGCGAGCGCGCGGCGATGGACGCCCTGACCGCCGGCGAGATCAGCGCGGGCGACGTCGTCGTCATCCGCTACGAGGGCCCCAAGGGCGGCCCCGGCATGCGCGAGATGCTCGCCATCACCGCCGCCATCAAGGGGGCGGGGCTCGGCAGGGATGTACTACTCTTGACGGACGGACGATTCTCGGGCGGCACAACCGGCCTCTGCATCGGCCATATAGCTCCCGAAGCGGTCGACGCTGGTCCGATCGCCTTCGTGCGCGATGGTGATCTCATACGGGTCGATATCGCTGCTCGCTCCCTCGACCTACTGGTCGACGCAGACGAGCTGGAGGCGCGCCGCACCGGCTGGGCGCCCCTTCCCCCGCGCTATACCCGCGGCGTTCTCGCCAAGTACGCCAAGCTCGTGCACTCCGCCGCGAAGGGCGCGATCACCGGCTGA
- the mnhG gene encoding monovalent cation/H(+) antiporter subunit G → MTPEAPVIEALDIAAGVLLVLGGFLSLAAGIGLNRFPDALSRLHAATKPQILGLVFVVLALALSVRSGAVLLLLVPVVVFQMLTAPIAAHMVGRAGYRTGDFDAGTLIVDELAEDIASAGRGDLPGGELPGGEAQPPPDDPRGASADPRADASPDASADASGRGAGPA, encoded by the coding sequence GTGACCCCGGAAGCCCCCGTCATCGAGGCCCTCGACATCGCCGCGGGGGTGCTGCTCGTGCTCGGCGGGTTCCTGTCGCTCGCCGCCGGCATCGGACTCAACCGGTTCCCCGACGCGCTCAGCCGGCTGCACGCCGCGACCAAGCCGCAGATCCTCGGTCTCGTCTTCGTCGTGCTCGCCCTCGCCCTCAGCGTGCGCAGCGGCGCGGTGCTCCTGCTGCTCGTGCCCGTCGTCGTGTTCCAGATGCTCACGGCGCCGATCGCCGCCCACATGGTGGGGCGCGCCGGCTACCGCACCGGCGACTTCGACGCGGGGACGCTCATCGTCGACGAGCTCGCCGAGGACATCGCCTCGGCCGGTCGCGGCGACCTGCCGGGCGGCGAGCTGCCGGGCGGCGAGGCGCAGCCCCCGCCGGACGACCCTCGCGGGGCATCCGCCGACCCCCGTGCCGATGCGTCCCCCGATGCCTCCGCCGACGCGTCGGGGAGGGGCGCGGGCCCGGCGTAA
- a CDS encoding monovalent cation/H+ antiporter complex subunit F has protein sequence MTALLWIAGVLFSATALLAILRVIRGPSIVDRIIASDVLLTTLILVVGAEMVANQHTRTIPLMVVMAATAILGTVAVARFVTRPEDTRAVPALGAENPTASTGEETS, from the coding sequence ATGACCGCGCTGCTCTGGATCGCCGGTGTGCTCTTCTCCGCGACGGCGCTGCTCGCGATCCTCCGCGTCATCCGCGGCCCCAGCATCGTCGACCGCATCATCGCGAGCGACGTGCTGCTGACGACCCTCATCCTCGTCGTCGGCGCCGAGATGGTCGCGAACCAGCACACCCGCACCATCCCGCTCATGGTCGTCATGGCGGCCACCGCCATCCTCGGCACCGTCGCCGTCGCCCGCTTCGTCACGCGGCCCGAGGACACCCGTGCGGTGCCGGCGCTGGGCGCGGAGAACCCGACGGCCTCGACGGGGGAGGAGACCTCGTGA
- a CDS encoding Na+/H+ antiporter subunit E has product MSESQREHQRVPLLQQSPLLLALVLLWMLLWGSVTPLTIVTGVVVALVVTRAFYLPPVELSGRFNPWWFLVLLGRFAVDLVRASFEVAWQALRPRGVERNAVIRVDLTTRNDFVLTGTALAVSLVPGSVVLEVDRPHSVLYIHSLGIETPEQVACAHDAVLAYERRILRALGSREEWEAVR; this is encoded by the coding sequence GTGAGTGAGTCGCAGCGCGAGCACCAGCGCGTCCCCCTGCTGCAGCAGTCCCCGCTGCTGCTCGCCCTCGTGCTGCTGTGGATGCTGCTCTGGGGCTCGGTGACGCCGCTCACGATCGTCACGGGCGTCGTCGTCGCGCTCGTCGTCACGCGGGCGTTCTACCTGCCGCCCGTCGAGCTCTCGGGGCGCTTCAACCCGTGGTGGTTCCTCGTGCTGCTCGGCCGGTTCGCCGTCGACCTCGTGCGGGCATCCTTCGAGGTCGCCTGGCAGGCCCTGCGGCCGCGCGGCGTCGAGCGCAACGCGGTCATCCGGGTCGATCTCACCACCCGCAACGACTTCGTGCTCACCGGCACGGCGCTCGCCGTGAGCCTCGTGCCCGGCTCGGTCGTGCTCGAGGTCGACCGCCCGCACTCGGTGCTCTACATCCACAGCCTCGGCATCGAGACGCCCGAGCAGGTGGCGTGCGCGCACGACGCCGTGCTCGCCTACGAGCGGCGCATCCTGCGGGCGCTCGGTTCCCGCGAGGAATGGGAGGCCGTGCGATGA